AACACCTCCCCCGGAGCCATCTCCTGCGACGCCATCCGGCCTAGCTCCGTCAGATCCGCCGCCAGTGACAGCGAACGGGACAGTCGGCCACCTGTACTCGCGGCCGGCTCCAGCCGTTGGTCACCGCCCGCCGATTGCTGGTCCACTCGGGCTTTCGTGGCTGTTCTCCTTCGTCTCCGTACTTTAAAAATTTGCAAGAAAAAGCAGCAGCATAAAAAGAAATGGTAATATCGGCACTCCCCAATTCGTTACCCGAAACGGGCTCGCAATGAACAATTTTGGTCTCACATGAAGTCATGAACAGATTTGGTCTGTAAACAAATCATTCTgattgcatttatttaatttaaattatCCTATGTAGTTTTGCTCACTTTCATGCTGCAAATTGTGAAATTGATTCATCTGGTGATTGAATGAGCTTGTTATCAAAGTTAAGCATAAAGGAGGCTtgatgtttgtttttttttttttttttttttttgttgctaaaaACGGGTACTTCATACAgtacgggtacgaatacacccaataaaatcaaaatacaaGACCTCACGGAGTGCCAATGGCAGCTCCGCCTCCCCTGACCAGAGGGCATACCCCGAGTGGTGGGCCACATGGCTAGCCACCCAatcggctgccccattggcctccctGAATACATGTTTGGCCAAAGTGGCCCCTCCCTCACTCATCATCACAATATCGCGAATCAAGGGATGGTCTGTGCTCTCACCCCCCAATCCCCTCTGAATCCAACGgacaacagtggccgagtccccCTCCAAAATAATCGAGCTGGCCCGCAGTACTACCCGCGCATGTCGAAGGCCTACCCAGGCTGCATGCAACTCTGCTCCAGGCACCGATGTATCAAACAACTGACAGCCACCTGCGGCCACTACCCTGAAGTGCGGGCCTCGTATGACAAAGCCTGCACCGCCTCGCGTGCCGCCATCCAGAACcgacccatcgaagttgaccttgaggaagctcaagggtgggggctcccaggtgaaaaacaccaactgagaagctgccgaagcaggggggaaccccaggtgtcccgagctgtcaaaggtctatcTGTAAGAAAGGCGGGTCTGATCTCCGAGGCCTGTGCTCGAGCGAGCTCTGCcacaaacctcggtgacaccctacGCTCACCGAGAGTGCGGAcattccttgccagccagatctgaagTGCTGTGCAAGTAGCTCTAATGCCCTCCTCGCGGGTCCGTAAAAAGGCTAACCACTGTCGTGTCACCCTGAGAAACTGTAACCGCTCCCTCCGGGCCCCCCGCGGGATCCCAGCCCACTGCCATGTCGACCGCGTCCATGTACACTGGAAGAGCACATGGTCCGCTGACTCCTCAGCTCCGCACGTCCCGCACTCAGCTGGGACCTCCCACCCTCGCCTGCTCAGCTCTGCTCTCGTAGGAAGTCGGTTCCAGAACACCTTCCATAGAAAGAGAGCAACCCTCGGGTGAAGTCCGAGGGCATGAGCCAGGGCATAAGCCGGGGCCGGACTGCACTTGGATTTGGAGGTCCAGACTTCACCCGAAGGAGGCTTAATGTTGACTAGGCACCTTTAAGCCAAACCATAAAGGAGACTCGATATTGGCTTGTTTTCTAACCAAACAAGCTCAAAACACGTGTGCTATCAGGCTAGTTCTATAAGAGACGAACCAAAAACTcaaaatatattaaaagttcAACAGGTAAACAAGTCTTGGTATCTTTCATGCCCCCGACATATATTCACTATTTGAGGGAGCGATCAACCACCGCATACAACGACTTTATAAGTATGTAATATATTCCATACCCCTGCAGATGTATTTATTAGAAATAACTAATAATTATACTTACATCCCAAACCATGCAATATTTAAAGCATTCATACATAATCCATAAATAGCACATTATTATATCAACTGATCCAAAGACTAATCTACCAACTACCGGTCAGTCttgcgtatatatatatatatgtcccaAAAGACTGTTACCCGCCCTCTCAAATTAGATCTTTAAatctcaaatatatatataaagattaTGAGCTTCACAACTCAGTAAGTAACAAATCCACTTTATAGAtttaaatcatatttatttgatAATACAACTTATTCATaccatataaatataatatatgtgTACATGCGATTTTATAATAATCAGTTCTTGACAATTTTCATATACTAACATGATACATTTCATCTTTCAGTATTATACATAAAATGAATTAATCATTGAAATCAGAGTAAAATTATTCAAGTCTCAAGATTATACTATACAAGTTTTCAAATACagatatatcaatttatacgcATTCTTATACATGAGTACCTGATTTATAATTTTTGCTCTATAGTCAATGACTATGACCATATTTAACCCCTACAACATAGGTCACACTCGTGCTTACCCCCGTGGCTAGGGTTGCTACATTTAGCCCCTACGGTCAAGGTTCTCCATTAGAGTACTGATCACACGCTAAATTTAACTCATGTGACTTAGGTCACGCTATGATTACCCCTATGGCGGGGTCACTATATATATCCCCTCTAGTAGAGTCATGCTATGTTTACCCTCATTGTGGGGTTGCCACGTTTACCCCCTATGGCAAGGCATGTAATCAAGTCTAATTCCATACGTAGTCATGCTCAGAGCCAAacgatacatatatatatacataatttaAATCATTTCATTAATCTACCTTTGATCGGTTGGAATACTGAATCAGTAGGAAATATCATCTTAGGTTTTGGACTTCCACACTGGGCTAGCAGAAACTGAAGGATCTCTTCCTATTTGATGCGgaagaaatgaaaagaaaaaagtcctgcaaaaataaaatagttcaAAGAAACACTGATTTCACTAGCAACCCAAGTGTGCTACCTCCCAAAAGATCTATGCTCAATGCCTCTCTTAGGGTTTATGCTTCTATGTATTATGTCCTGATGGCCAACCCTGACTATTTATAGCCACCACATAAAATCCTAGGCAATGATATGCGTGGGATCTTTAGAGATCTCTATTGTCGGCCGTAGGATCATCAttgaaaaactatttttcagAATTTCCTTTATATTCTTTTAATTCTAAATTTTGGGCTTCTACAAATTACAAAAATGTCCAACAACACTTTGCAATTGACCCTCGAGAAAAGAGATTATTTTAGTGGAATCTCTTTTGCTTACAATTTTTGTTTATCTATCCTTCCACCACACTATATTCCACGTAAACCAATAGGATCGAAAAAATATCACCGAAAAAATAGCTCTCTGCCGAAACTCCTGATGGACTCGTCCATCAGCTTAGGGTCAACCTTGACCTATTGTCTTCTTGTGCAAGCCAACTTACCCTGCCGCACCCAATCCCTTGTTGCTAAGCGCCTCCCTCCTCTTGCAATCCATATGGGCCCCCCTCTTACAAACCATTGCAACTCTTTTGAATTCAAATCCTATTAAAACTGTAGCTTCAGAAAAAACTATGAAATTGCAGATTGTACAAACAAAAgtattagaagtatgccctagatcCGGATATGTACAAAACTAACTAAAGTAGTATATATCTTTTAACTTCTATCAAAAAGGACGTATCCCTAGCATCTTCTGGTTCTTTAAAAGTCACAGTATTTTCTTTGTCCTTTTATTTGGTCTCTTCAAAACTTACTTGGTACACTCAAGAACATGGCATCCTAAGCAAGAACATGGTAAGCTATTGTTGTACCTGGGTTTGCAGAAGATTAGCACGAATTAATGTTATAGTGGGCATATTATAAATTACTTTTCCTTGTGGGGAATATAGAGTGGCCAATGTGTAACATATTTGGAATTGAAGTTCTTTAATTGTTATGTATGTAGGAGTTCCACACTTGTGCATCATAGTAAATCTCTTCTTGTTTTAACACAAGGTGCAATATCCAGTTATGTAATTGATAAATTGTACTTACATTCTTatcatattattgtaatattatgctaaaacttaatCTAACaaaagtcaagaaaaatcaagtTATACAGAATCTCCTATGATTTTCCTTCGCTGATAAAACCCTTGCCTTTCCTTTTTGAAACCTATACCTTTATTTGGTAATGTGGATCCATCCAATCAAATCAATAGTAAAATTAAAAGTGTATATAAACAGAAATAATGTCAAGTAATTTGTTGGATCTTTTTATGCACTTCTAATCAAATCTTCTATTTATACGTTCCTCTTATATTTTTCTCAACTCCTTCCTTGTGCATAAAAAACACACGAGCAAAACGTTTACGACACCAAAACACGATATAACGTTGTTACTTGCagccataaaaaagaaaagcaatatGATGTTAGCAAAACGCATCTTAGTAGCGGCTGGGAAGCCTTCGATACCGGGAAACAGAAGAAGGCAATCCAAAGACTCATACTCTCACAACTCtggagcaataaaagaaaagaaaaccaaagagaactaaaaataaaataaaaagaagaagcatacaattatttgtgattccatgAACATAGACTTAATGGCTTCTCTGCAAGGAGAAAACCAGCTCTGTCGCGAACTTTATCTCGTAGCTCCATGATAGACTTCTCCAGCTCCAGCAGCCCTTCCAATCTGAGATCATCTATTGGCTTGTTCCACCAGAACTGATCGCCTTCCAGTATTTCCTGTGCCTCTTCTCTagtttccttctcttccttttcctttcccACCTCCTGTTTTAGTGTCTCTTCTCTATTGTTATCCTTTCTCATCACCTCTTCTCtggcttccttctcctcctcttcccttccCACGTCCTGCTTTACTGTCTCTTCTCTGTCGTTATCCGTTATCATCATCTCCTCATCATCACCACAATCTGATTCTCCGTCACTAACATCAAAACCGTCATCTGATTCGTCCTGACAGGAATTTCCATCATCACCAATGGCTGCATGGGTATTTTCTGGTTCCTTGTTAGACAATTGGTCGATAAGTGCTTCGTTGCCTAAGAATCGTCTAGATATGGCTTCAACACCGGGGTGAGCAAAAGTGAATAAATTGCCCACTGCGGAAAAGATGACGATGGCGATTGAGCAAGCACGGGAGGCGGCGCAGATGTCAGCAGCCTTCTTGAAGAGCCCCTTCCGCCGTTTGGAGAAGCAGACCTGCCGCTGCTGTGTCTCTGGGATCTTTTCAATGGCGATCTTACGCCGGCCCATGATGGATACCACAATAGTATTGCAGAAGAATAGCAGAAGAAGAGGGCGGAGTAGAAAA
This portion of the Phoenix dactylifera cultivar Barhee BC4 chromosome 11, palm_55x_up_171113_PBpolish2nd_filt_p, whole genome shotgun sequence genome encodes:
- the LOC103724248 gene encoding agamous-like MADS-box protein AGL61, translated to MLILSSKTQASFLSPTSFLLRPLLLLFFCNTIVVSIMGRRKIAIEKIPETQQRQVCFSKRRKGLFKKAADICAASRACSIAIVIFSAVGNLFTFAHPGVEAISRRFLGNEALIDQLSNKEPENTHAAIGDDGNSCQDESDDGFDVSDGESDCGDDEEMMITDNDREETVKQDVGREEEEKEAREEVMRKDNNREETLKQEVGKEKEEKETREEAQEILEGDQFWWNKPIDDLRLEGLLELEKSIMELRDKVRDRAGFLLAEKPLSLCSWNHK